The DNA sequence AGGGAAAACCCCTTAATCTCTCAcagtgacatatatagaatttactcaAGAGTGCTGAGAAAGTTGGATGATAGAATTTTGCCACTGGAGAGGGTGAACTACTCTCCTTTAGTtctacccctgatgcagccttttAAGGTGAACTGTGCCCACTTTGGGTATTTGGTTATAATAAAATTGTACATTTCTACACCCGCTGAtctgctttgtgttttgtttgcTGCTTTGGTTGTCTCTGGCATAACTTGCTACAATGCATGCACTTCAAGATACACTGAAGTGACAACTGTTACAACTGTCAATTGACTTGAAGTAactattggcacctaactttaggaacATAAATACCAGCTTATGATCATATTGTATAACAGATGTTGGTGGGGTACTTGAATCTTGGTGCCAGTCCAAGTCACAaggacctggcaaaaacccaaatagtagcagcattctatgccatcaatccaggacaagcagtggcttctcccatgtctgtctcaacagcagtttatggactttttctcccaaaacttgtccaaacttttttttaaaccagttacattaaccgctcttaccacatcctctggcaacgcattccagagcttaactattctctgagtgaaaaaatatttcctcctgttggttttaaagtattactctgtaacttcatcgagtgtcccctagtctttgtaaatcttgatgcagtaaaaaatcgatccacttgtacccgttctacaccactcaggattttgtagattttgatcatatcgcccctcagccatctgttttccaagctcaaaagccttaacctctttagtctttcctcatacgagaggagttccatctcctttattatcttggtcgctcttctttgaaccttttctagtgccgctatatctttcctgAGATAAGAAGAgaagaactgaacgcaatactcaaggtgagatcacaccattgagcgatacagaggcattagacTGGAACCTTCTTCCCCAGCTCTCCCCAATTCAGTTAAAGATGtagatagagactttcaagattcCAAATGCTCTAATAGTCCCCACATCAGTACCATGATTCCCCCTTATCTCCAGGCATGAGTAACCAAAACTCTTGGTTAACTCTTCAATCCTGTTTTTTTGACATAGCATGGTTACTCCTAGTAGAGTATTAAAACAACCCGTTACTGATTTGATATACTTAAAAACACCTCCTGCTTTATGCTTAGGAATAATCctttggggagagtgtggtgtagtggttaaagcctcagcaccctgaggttgtgggttcaagccctgaaCTGCTgtttgtgaccatgggcaagtcacttaggcccaaattatATAAccagcgtctaaagttaggcacctatttcggaggcgcccaactagataggcgcctatctaaatcgaataacaagctcaattaagctttttaatcagccctgattgaaacataggtgcctatcaagaaagcgcgattctgtatcaaggcgcctctaaaaatttaggcggccttcaaaaaaataggcgctatgcatgttaggcgtgggcgtggctacatgttaggcgccttggtgcagaatcactgctcttaagcgtgcttaagcgcctACCTTTTAGTTAttcctagagctggcctatttcttgggccaCTGAGGTtccgctcagtgtgattcattaaacagcatccaattttacttgaattgtgctgaacagtgcctaattaggcatctaacttttgggcgcttcttatagaatttgccctgtaatcctccattgccccagatgctTTAGATCTGTTTCTCCATTGCTGGACCTGCCTTATGGAATGCTTTGACAGGCACTCTGAGACTCTGTGGAAATTTATTATACTTTAGAAAACTGCTGATGACTTATCTTTATGCCCAAGCATTTCTTTGCTAGTCGCACTTAATTTCAGTTAAGACGATATTATCTTCTTCTAAGATTAGCATGTTAAGATGCTCACATTATGACAATTGGTTTTTGTTACGTGGATTTCTACATTGTGCATGTGTTGAAGGCTGTGTATGTTAATTGTAAGCCGCTTTAGCTtaaagcggattataaatgttttaaataaatagattgtgagcctgctgggacagaaagggaaaatccttgagtacctgtatgtaaaccactttgagtgtggttttaaaaagtacaaaaaggtggtatacaagtcccaatccccctTTGCCTCTAAAGGGTTACAGCCTAATATTGTTCTAACAAAAGTCCCCTTAGTTTTCCCTCTCTTGCACATGAGCAGCATGGGTTCTTCAATAATACCTGAGGAAGACAACTGAAATAAGGTGCCTTGCAAAGCAAAGGATGTCATCCTGCAGGTGAAGATAAGCGTTCATGTTGCTCACGTTACAAGCCTGAGCAGTGCCTGCGGCCTACAAATTGAGAATGGACCTTAATCATCACAGAGAAGATTTTGGACTGTTTAAATAAATTATCACAGGAATTTTCAAAGAAATTCTTAGGATCGAGCAACCCTAATACTCACTATTGTGTGAAGACTGGTAATGGTCTATAAGAGCAATTAATGATTGGCTGTGTGTAACGTGTATTTACAGTACACATTTACTAGTGTGCTCCGAGTGATCCTCACACATTATTCTATATTACCACATCCATCATTGTTAacaatatgggctccttttacgaaggtgcgctagggtttttatcacacggacaaaattaccgcgcgctatagcgtgcggtagccaaaaatctactgtctcctaaaaaggaggcggtagtggctagcgcgctcgggaatttaacgcgtggtattgcgcgcgttaaggccctagtgcacctttgtaaaaggagccctatatgttggaTATATTACTCTTGAGTTTCACTCAAGTATTAAgggagtttttttaaaaaaatttatttggttATATATCTActctctatttttttaaatttggggctctttttacaaagctgcgttaggcttttttattgctggccccggcagtattagctccgacgcacatagaattcctatgagcgttacaGGTAATACCACTGCAGCCAGTGGTAAAAAAGCCTAACCCATCTtcataaaaaaggagggggggagttaGTGAATTAGGGGCATTGTTATTagcatgttattttaccactaacttgtgctattttagctATTTTATGCAATAAGCCCCAGTtcctaataactggggttaacagtaaaataacacatcttaaaagtagcttacattaaaaaaaatccccccctaGTTTCACATGAATGCACTTCCCTAGAAATTTATGAACTTCTAAACCATTAGCCTTTCATAATTATTCTAAATCAAACAATTGTTCTAGAAGATAGCTTTCAGGCTAgggatttttagcgcaggccggcaaggtaagtggcccgacactcataggaattatatgagcatcagagcatttagtgtgcCGACTTATGCTAAAAATCtgtagtgcagcttgataaaaggggtcctgAGTAATTTAGAAATACATTTGATTTTACACTTTGCATTTGGCTACCATGAAAGAGTGATTCATACATCAAACCATCTCgtaaaagaaatattttgtcaCTCGTCGAATCTGAATATACTGTACATTATGGCCAGTTAGAACACGGGAAAGATGTGATGACATTGACATGTAGGGTTTTTCTTGTGACTAGTACCCAATGGAAATGATGGTGATGAAAGTCTTTACAGCAGCAATAAATCTTCATAACTTATGATGGTAAAAATCTAAAttcttcttctttatttttatacatacataccaacagtacaaaaggaaaccTCAGCGTATACATAGTTTATGTACAAAAACCACATTAAATACATTCTGTAATGAGGTAATACTGCAACGATTGTGTAGCGACCAAAATGAAGTCCACATTAAAAAGTACAACGAGGGCTTGTTTATTATGTGCTGTTCAAAGTGCATCGAAGCTGGCGTACATTAAGAGAGAAAACCCTGCTTTAACAGAACTTGCTCCGAGCTTCTTTCATATGCTTTACCTTACAAAACTGTTTTGAATTTATATAGACCTCTTCCCTCAGAGTGTTAAATAAATGTCAGTGTTTGTAATAGACAGGTCTATTTTCAAAGTTTTCTTTCCCCATTCATACAGGGATGAAAGAAATCTTTCTAAAGCTAAGGCCTAGGCTTGTTTTACGTTTATGATTTATATATTTGTGGTCTCGATTTGCTCTTCATCTTAAacattcctggaaaaaaaaatgtcactAGGCTAGAACTGCAATGTCCAAAGCAGATTATCTTCAGCTTGTGGCTGTCATAGCTTCAAAAGGATGAATAAATTAAGACATACATTTTCTATTGCAAATATCACACCTACAGTTTTTAATAGATATTTTAATATCCATCTTGGCAATCATTGTCATCAGCATCTCCAATTGGTCTATTATGGTAAATTTCGAACATTAGTTTTCTGCTTTCAATTTCATTACTTTTTGACACACTACTAGTATCTTCGTCACTTTTTGACTCACTTGAtttactttctttcttttgtttagaATTGCTGTTTGATTCTTCTGTAGATTTACTGTCACTGTCCTCTAAAGATTCGCTACTTGTGTCCATTGTCTCTACAGATTTGCTGTTTTGTTCATCTGATTTACTGGAAGACTGTTCTTCAGATGTACTACCACTCTCGGTTGAATTGCTCTGTGAATTGCTGTCGTCATATTCAGAACTGCTCTTATTTTCTGTTCTCATTTGGTGATCTTCAGAGGAATTGCTGTCCTCTTCTGATTTGCTGTCATCCTCTTCTTCTGTTGATTTACTGTTTTGTTGTATTGATTTGATGCCATCCTCAGCTGATTCACTGTCTATGTTATCTTCTTTGGATGTATTTTCACTGCTCTCTGTTGATTTGCTATTATCCTCTATGGATTTAGAGCTATTGCTTTGATTGGATTCATGGCTATCTACTTTGGATTCTTTGCTATCTTCTCTAGAGTTGCTGACATCATCTTGTTTGGAATTGCTGACATGTTCCTTGGAATTGCTGACATCTTCATGAGAGTTGCTGACATGTTCCTTGGAACTGCTGATATCTTCCTTGGAGTTGCTGACATCATCTTGTTTGGAGTTGCTGACATCTTGTTCTTTGGAATTGCTGATATTGTCTTCTTTAGATCTGCTGGTATTTTCTTTGGAGTTGCTGACATTGCTTTCTTTGGATTTGCTAATATCATCTTCATTAGATTTGACTTTCTCACTCTCCTTAGATGCGCTTTTTGTGACTGGTGTAGACTTATTGTCATCATCCTCATTTGATTTGCTGACATCATCATATGGGGAATTCGTGTTATCATCATTGCTATGATCTTCCTTAGACAGCACGGCTTCCTTGGATATGCTCCTGTGTTCAGCAGAAACAGAGCTATCATCGTCTTTCAAGATGTCATCCACAATTTTGGCAAGCTGGGTCTCATTCTGTACCATCTGTCTGCTACCATCTTGAAGCTTCCTAATGCCTGTCTTCCGACTCATTTCTTGACTGCTTTCTTTTGATTGAGTGGTAGAACTACCACTGTTCGTGCTGGAAATCTTGCTTTCGCTTGCAAATGAACTTGGGTCATCGCCTTGAATTCGATTATTGTCAAACTCATAGCTGCTGTCTTGGCTGCTGCTTTCATCCTCAGACTGATTGTTATTCTCAGTGTGTCCATTGTGTTCTGCAttctcactgctgctgctgctgctgctgctgctgctgctgctgctgctgctgctgctgcttccccCACTGACCTTGCTATCTTTCTGGTTTCCATTGCCATCATTGTCAACAACTGCACTTTCACTTGAAGTTCTAGCATCAGATTCAGTATCACCGTTAACATTATCGTGATTCTCATGCTCATCTTTTTCAGTGTTTCCTTTGATGTCATCTCCACTGTAATCGTCTCCCTCTATTTGATGATTGCCATCGTCCCAGCCATCACTGGAAAGTGCTTTGGTTTGTATATTAACATTTTGATCAACATTGATATCATGCTGTTCTTCTGATTCCGTGCTGTCACTGGTTGTCTCAGCACTGTGTTTATCACTGATGTCTCCACTGTCGCTATTAGCAGACCTTCCAGGAAGCACATCGGAATGATCCTATGAATAATTATAAATATAAGGAAAACTGAGGTTTTCAATTAAATTTAATATAGTATTTCTATACCAGCTTTACATAGGCACCTCATTTGATACTGTTTATAACAAATAATATGCAATCATTTATTAACACAGACATTGCATgccatgataaaaaaaataaaatgaataaaatataataaagattaaaaaatactAGAATATGAGAGGAAAAACATCAAACATCAGTTAAAACCTTCTCTTAAAGGCTAGAAACCTCGATAGAATATTCTCCAAAGCAATCACTAAAAAAATTGAAGAATAGGACCTCAGAATATAAATTTACTCTCTTAACATTCAAACTATCACTGGTCCTAAAAAGCTCTATTTATCAGCCTCCCACAGAGAGAAACCAGATATTGTTCAACATGGTGTTATATATCAATTTTAACAGTTCACATCCCACCCTCCATTTTACTAAATGCTCAGATGCTGCTCCATCACTcttagaattcatatgagcattggagcaatgTGGGagtatttagtgctccaggctacAGTATAAACCCCTaccataggagggggggggggagggaaggattagGAAATGTTTTCATCATTAGCAAAAGACTCTCTTCAACTCTTAAGAGAAGGATTTAGctaatatttaaaatttaataaaaccatAATTTAATAATGCTCAACAAATTGTTAAAAATACCTGGGTCAACATTGAAAAGAATTTACCTTGATACAGATACCTGCTATAAGTGCTACTGATTGGGATATTCAGAAGCACCATCTGGCTAGTGTTTCTGAATCTTCTTACActatcccccttttatcaaagtCTATAAACTTGTGCACATAATTTTgtgcttagggctagattcacaaagcaaaccgatcgtgtaccgatcggtttgtgacccctttgtgaTCCAATTTTactccagcctgattcacttacctctctgctgatccgattccgatccacgcatgcaaatgaggggaacggcatgcaaagtaggcagggatgtgattcacaaaacaaattttgcgaaCCGACTGCTGGGGAACAGTCGCAAATGTCCTTTTCTGACtttccagctccattgccgccctgctctctgcccttttCCTGCCTTTTAGCCccaccgccccgactctcctcttgccgccctgctttctACCCTGACTCGTCACCCTGCTTTCTGCCTCAAATACAAactccccctgctctctgccgccctaactgtcctgctctctgcctccttctccgcagtgcgagcctgcgTGTTTAAAGTAGGGCTGCACTATGCAGTAccgccccgctttaaacctgggggctcgcactgcagaaaaggtggcagagagcaggagagtcagggccagtgAGTTTAAGGCTGCTGCCGCCGGGGATCGCCCTTCAAGAGAGTCGGggccccaaaaaacaaaacaaaaaaaacggaGCAGAAACGAACAagaatgcatgtgcagaccatttgcagggaaagcagatggtctgcgcatgcgtctagatCGCACACTTGCGATCCATGTCGgcggatgggggcgttcctccgatcgcccccatttcaATATTGCTGGTTTGTGAATCCATTGGACCAGCCCGGATCAGACATGGATCGGTCACGATGGGGCATGTTAGTAAATCTAGCAAATGCAAGTTATAGAGTAGTGTcagttgcatgcacaacttaatttaataattagcTGCTGTcattaacagccaattattggcTTTACTTGgtgttaattggtgctaattggcactaattagcactTACATGTGCAGCTGTCCTTAGATTCTACAAAAGTGTACTCACAAAATGCATTTCAAGGGGGGGAAGTGaatgtgggaggggcatgggcagattCTAGAATACTAGCAGTTGCACTCTTAACTGCCGATAGATATGAGCAGTTACACCAGCAATTTGGCTAACATAAGttctcacacctaaagttaggcacgcaACTGCAGACTTACAGGACAAACATTGGAGCAATTCTTGATAATTAAAAGAAATTATATTACATATATATTTGATATGTTGCTGCACTGAGCTATATTGAAAAAACATGGATTACACAGTAATGGACCTGTAATTAAAATGAAGAGATAAGTCAAAAATAAGGCATCCTATGTTATGTGATTTATGATCTCCTTGATATGATGGTTCATCATAAATACATATATTCTGTATGAGAGTTCTTTAGGTTGTGTCTTTTGATACTTCCTTCACCTTTGGTTTGGATGGCTTTgacctttatggaatattttataaagtataCATGTACATTACACCTGCCCCTGATCTGTCTAAACTGCACCCTCCCAGGAacacctaccgtgtttccccgatgataaggcagggccatcaaataagacagccccccctttttagaaaaaaatgtaaaataaggcacccccccgcaaataagccacccaccgatacctgcgcttacccgaatcgggtggtacggtgggtgactccgtgtggtccctccgtctatcgtatttgcctccatggctgcgtgccgcgcctcgtcatgaagtgaagaggaggaagtgacaggactgcagcgcgcgcacgtgactccgcgcaaggaaacacaggcagcttccctcatccctccctaacggagactgcaggagtttgttcacggccagaacatccaatacaggtaataaaattctgttttttttcaacaataactgtgtactgtagtctttttcatgggtaaataaggcatccccccgaaaataagccctagagcatattttggccttccaaaaaaaataagacagtgtcttaccatcggggaaacagggtatgtgtAGTCTTCTTGCAATATGTCCCGGTCCCGCTAAACTGTCTGGCAATAATGAAGCCAGATGCCGTGAGGCCTTCCCTTttgctaaatcgctataggctctgccggtctcattcccacccccctctgaagttacttcctgattttgaggggtggGATTGAGACCCGCATAGCCTAAAGCGATTTGGCAAAAATGAAGGCACCCGCCTTCCTActatggcatagtggttagagctacaagctctacaccctgaggctgtgagttcaaatcccatgctgctccatgtgaccctgggcaaggcacttaattctccactgcctcagatacattagatagattgtgagcccatcgggaaagatagaagaaatgcttgaagtacctgcatgtaaattgctttaaatgtggttgtaaaactacaaaaaggcggtatacaagtcccaattttTTAAGACCCATTTTTACCCAACAGTGTGGTAAAAATTTATAGGTGTGGAATATTAGTTGCAAAATTTAATGTGCAGTACAGGGGAATAGAATACTATTAGTTGCACACATTGCATATGCATGCAGGCACATCATTtgacaattaacacctcataattggcactaattagaaattAAGTGTAGTGCTTGGAAggtgcactctctaaagttgtgcctgtcagttctagtgcgtgaatctgaaaaggaggcatggccaggggaggagcaaaggcagatttattttatttattcagccaccaaatttatagaataagaacataagaatagccttactgggtcagaccaatggtccatcaagcccagtagccaatcctcacggtggccaatccaggtcactagtacctggctaaacccaaggagtagcactattccatgctaccaataaagggcaagcagtggcttccccatgtctttctcaataacagactatggacttttcctccaggaacttgcccaaagctttcttaaaaccagctacgctatctgttcttaccacaacctctggcaacgcgttccagagcgtaactattctctgagtgaaaaaaaatttcctcctattggttttaaaagtatttccgtgtaacttcatcgagtgtccccctagactttgtaatttttgacggagcaaaaaatcgatccacttgtacccattttactacactcaggattttgtagacttcaagcaGAAAATTGAGAAAGATCCCTAAGCTCACTGGCAGGctgtatttcctttatctttgatCAGGCTTGAGACCCTCTGTAGCATGGTAGCTCAATACAATTGCCTAGTTGTTACTCTAATACTGGCACAGATGAGCCCTACTGGCACAGATGGCTCTATTATAGTTTGTAACAGGGGTAAGAAAGACACTCTTAGTACTTTGGTTGCCATAGTCTCATGTCCATGACCAGCATTTATCCTCACTGCATTaattattaaaatatacatatcaGACATATTTATGAAATTTTATTGATATATTATTAATTTATATCTAATATTGTTTAACTAGTTTGCTCTCCAGTATTAAGAGGCTCAAAATAAGCAAGGGTGTGAAGCTTAAAAAGAGTCTGAATAAAATAAGGACAAATTCCTTCATAGAATGGGTGGTGCATCCATGAAACAGCCTCCCACTGGAAGTGGTAAAGACAAAAATAGTCTCAGAATTCAAGGAAGCAGgggataagcacagaggatccttagtTGAGAGGAAATAAATGTAGTGCCAGGGATCAACTGTGGTTTGTGGCATTGTACCAGGATGGGAAAATGGACAGACAAAATTGGCCTTGTGGTCTTTATCAGCACTTATAGTCTGTATTTCAATGTTGCTAAGTTACAAAAGCAGGCAGTATTAGGAAACTATTTTGGATTACTCAGTTGCCAGCTTAACTATGGATGGATAGACCTCCCCCAGCCTGATTTGAATCCAGGCTCAGATCTGCAAATGTTTGTATCAAATGTACTCATATAATTGGAGTCAGATTTGACCTGGTTTTTAAACCTATAGATGTTTTTATATATGGTAAATCACAATTTACTCTGGTCCAGAACAATGCAGTTTTTCATAGATTTGAATGATTCGAGGTATGCAAAGACAATATGCAAAAAGTAATACATTGTTTGCGTGCTTTGCTAAAAGTGagaatcctaaaaaaaaaaaagatcacatcTGATATGGGTAAACAGAGAGAGATAAAGATTAAAGTTCACTTAAGGCAGCATCTGATTTATTCAAGTTAGAACTTGCCCTGTTCTGTCTCTGATTCCTCAACTATTTTTTCCCATTCTCCACTCTTTTTAGGCTTCTGAATCTAGGAATCAAGTGGAACTAGGAGCGTAATTGTGGACCCGCAACCCTAGCAACTTTTCAAAGAGGCCAGTTTAGATAAGAGTCTAAACCTCTGGAATATCAGTCTCTATGCCTTCAAAGCAGTTACTGTAGAACTACACAGATCCTGTCGAAAACCAATTAACAAAACAACAAGAATAAGACTTCATAAGTACTCCTTCCTCAGGACTATCTTCTGGTGATTCACAGCTCACTGACAGAAATATAGCAAGCTGAAAATGAATATATTGTATTTGTTCTTACAGTTTAAGTTGATCCAGTAATTCCTCTTTTCCTGCTTATCTTCAATCAATGCTGGCATTCTGTAGCCATGAGCATTCATTCATATGTACCCAAGGCTTTCCCCACTGTTTCTAGTCTCTCATTGCAGTGACCATCCCAAGAAAGTACCTGGGCTTAAAGAGATAAATCTAGATAGTGGCTAGACACttgggggagtagggaagggagaaggatgaTGCTGAAATACATATGGGAGGAAGTAGAGAAGGGAAGGGACAATGCTGGATTtaagggtaggagggagggattTAGCTGTATCTGGGGGAAAGGAGCCATGACTGAAAGTTTGCCTAAGGCAGTGGTGGGCAAatccgatcctcgagggccggaatccagttgggttttcaggatttccccaatgactatgcatgagatctatttgcatgcactgctttcaatgcatagtcattggggaaatcctgaaaacccaactggattccggccctcaaggaccggagttgcccacccctggcctagggcatTGGATACCCGTGGACCA is a window from the Geotrypetes seraphini chromosome 1, aGeoSer1.1, whole genome shotgun sequence genome containing:
- the LOC117367521 gene encoding dentin sialophosphoprotein-like isoform X1, whose translation is MAPVASPFLTPMICTPCFRREHQQQLPTLTLWRSDITVGCSMQVALTFICLCRLSFALPVYKHQNLQFEDSKELMVENVYSTEISTSLMDHSDVLPGRSANSDSGDISDKHSAETTSDSTESEEQHDINVDQNVNIQTKALSSDGWNNNQSEDESSSQDSSYEFDNNRIQGDDPSSFASESKISSTNSGSSTTQSKESSQEMSRKTGIRKLQDGSRQMVQNETQLAKIVDDILKDDDSSVSAEHRSISKEAVLSKEDHSNDDNTNSPYDDVSKSNEDDDNKSTPVTKSASKESEKVKSNEDDISKSKESNVSNSKENTSRSKEDNISNSKEQDVSNSKQDDVSNSKEDISSSKEHVSNSHEDVSNSKEHVSNSKQDDVSNSREDSKESKVDSHESNQSNSSKSIEDNSKSTESSENTSKEDNIDSESAEDGIKSIQQNSKSTEEEDDSKSEEDSNSSEDHQMRTENKSSSEYDDSNSQSNSTESGSTSEEQSSSKSDEQNSKSVETMDTSSESLEDSDSKSTEESNSNSKQKKESKSSESKSDEDTSSVSKSNEIESRKLMFEIYHNRPIGDADDNDCQDGY
- the LOC117367521 gene encoding dentin sialophosphoprotein-like isoform X2, coding for MQVALTFICLCRLSFALPVYKHQNLQFEDSKELMVENVYSTEISTSLMDHSDVLPGRSANSDSGDISDKHSAETTSDSTESEEQHDINVDQNVNIQTKALSSDGWNNNQSEDESSSQDSSYEFDNNRIQGDDPSSFASESKISSTNSGSSTTQSKESSQEMSRKTGIRKLQDGSRQMVQNETQLAKIVDDILKDDDSSVSAEHRSISKEAVLSKEDHSNDDNTNSPYDDVSKSNEDDDNKSTPVTKSASKESEKVKSNEDDISKSKESNVSNSKENTSRSKEDNISNSKEQDVSNSKQDDVSNSKEDISSSKEHVSNSHEDVSNSKEHVSNSKQDDVSNSREDSKESKVDSHESNQSNSSKSIEDNSKSTESSENTSKEDNIDSESAEDGIKSIQQNSKSTEEEDDSKSEEDSNSSEDHQMRTENKSSSEYDDSNSQSNSTESGSTSEEQSSSKSDEQNSKSVETMDTSSESLEDSDSKSTEESNSNSKQKKESKSSESKSDEDTSSVSKSNEIESRKLMFEIYHNRPIGDADDNDCQDGY